From the genome of Halomonas sp. MCCC 1A13316, one region includes:
- a CDS encoding invasion associated locus B family protein, with translation MSTRFIRCLGLAGLLSLLTLAPPAFAQQASPGADAADVTTEQIRDWEVICPSEGGGNCTMGQVVNDSDSDQPLMQVVMAYPPQLDGPAMSFLLPLGVHLASGLQLQVGDGEPVQFPYQTCVQQGCRADLPVQPSLLQALRSGSTATLSLFGPRGNRIDLDISLMGFTDASTRISP, from the coding sequence ATGTCGACCCGGTTCATCCGATGCCTGGGCCTGGCCGGCCTGTTGTCGCTGCTGACCCTGGCCCCCCCTGCCTTCGCCCAGCAAGCCTCGCCGGGGGCCGACGCCGCCGATGTCACCACCGAGCAAATCCGTGATTGGGAGGTCATCTGCCCAAGCGAGGGCGGGGGCAACTGCACGATGGGCCAAGTGGTCAACGACTCGGACAGCGACCAGCCGCTGATGCAAGTGGTGATGGCATATCCGCCGCAACTCGACGGTCCGGCGATGTCTTTCCTGCTGCCGCTGGGGGTACATCTCGCCTCGGGCCTGCAGCTCCAGGTAGGTGACGGAGAGCCGGTCCAGTTCCCCTACCAGACCTGCGTGCAACAGGGCTGCCGTGCCGACCTTCCCGTTCAACCGTCCCTGCTGCAGGCATTACGCAGCGGCAGTACGGCCACCCTGAGCCTGTTCGGCCCACGCGGCAACCGCATCGATCTGGATATCTCCCTGATGGGCTTCACCGACGCCAGCACCCGCATCTCGCCCTGA
- the etfB gene encoding electron transfer flavoprotein subunit beta → MQPEAQVPYAQTPGRLEVAVLVSVGRHPLTGRSRRADQDARGVELAMSLDKAHIRLLHAGTLDEQSESALRGYLGMGLPQLTLVEQPPGADVVPALADMLDEARPQLVIAGERAEEGEGSGLLPYLLSERLGWPLVSGLAAVEKVENGVATLLQALPRGQRRRLQVRLPAIVTVDAAAATARQSAFGPARRGEVEVETAAVVWDEAQSEWSVAPARKRPKRLKLIKATSARERFKAAAAKAEGGSGQVLTDMTPEQGAEAIFKLLKEEGVLR, encoded by the coding sequence ATGCAGCCTGAAGCTCAAGTCCCTTACGCCCAAACCCCGGGGCGGCTCGAGGTGGCGGTGCTGGTCTCCGTCGGCCGGCATCCGTTGACCGGTCGCTCCCGTCGCGCCGACCAGGACGCTCGCGGCGTGGAGCTGGCGATGTCGCTCGACAAGGCGCATATCAGACTGCTGCATGCAGGGACGCTCGACGAGCAGAGCGAGAGCGCCCTGCGCGGTTACCTGGGCATGGGCCTGCCGCAGTTGACCCTGGTCGAGCAGCCGCCTGGCGCCGATGTGGTTCCCGCCCTGGCCGATATGCTTGATGAAGCAAGGCCGCAGTTGGTGATCGCCGGTGAGCGTGCCGAAGAGGGGGAAGGCTCCGGGTTGTTGCCCTACCTGCTATCCGAACGTCTGGGTTGGCCGCTGGTCAGCGGTCTGGCCGCCGTGGAAAAGGTCGAGAATGGCGTGGCTACGCTGCTTCAGGCCTTGCCGCGCGGCCAGCGCCGTCGGCTCCAGGTACGGCTGCCGGCGATCGTCACCGTCGACGCCGCCGCCGCGACGGCCCGCCAGAGCGCCTTCGGCCCGGCCCGGCGCGGTGAAGTCGAGGTCGAAACCGCCGCCGTGGTGTGGGACGAGGCCCAATCGGAATGGAGCGTGGCCCCGGCCCGCAAGCGCCCCAAGCGGCTCAAGCTCATCAAGGCGACATCGGCGCGGGAGCGTTTCAAGGCTGCCGCGGCCAAGGCCGAAGGCGGCAGCGGCCAGGTGCTCACCGACATGACACCGGAGCAGGGCGCCGAGGCGATCTTCAAGCTATTGAAGGAGGAGGGTGTGCTGAGGTAA
- the etfA gene encoding electron transfer flavoprotein subunit alpha has translation MSDILRRDPRREWIARNRLHPEHLSVLAELGEDASAATEWMGPNGVIRRNPHAVGFMGPNGVKRIDRSGAQQGGQAAAGAAEAKDSRRQVTIEDPAFLVAVVPDMSGGRLSSHDRDLLGLARQLADADGERPGAVLAVVFGTHKEEAFNEAGVDRLLHFDDGLFDGHAPEARLAALAVVEAELAPSHWLLPDSKLGGADLGRRLAARLQERPAAGVWQIEPDATTPLGWRCTGRGAAGTTDIQRALPRIVLALAECAEPVSETRHAAQTLALTQPLPSLLARIEDLGSVAVDPAGVALAEAEFILSAGNGVKEWEGFHHAAKMLGATEGASRVAVDDGYMPRDRQVGATGTWVTARVYVAVGISGAIQHLQGIQSCEKVVAINVDPGCDMIKRADLAVIGDSASILTALVEMVARLREEKRNAA, from the coding sequence ATGAGCGACATCCTGCGCCGCGATCCGCGCCGCGAGTGGATCGCCAGAAACCGCCTGCACCCCGAGCACCTGAGCGTGCTGGCGGAACTCGGCGAGGACGCGTCCGCAGCGACGGAGTGGATGGGCCCCAACGGCGTGATACGCAGAAATCCTCACGCGGTGGGCTTCATGGGGCCCAACGGAGTCAAGCGCATCGACCGCAGCGGCGCCCAGCAGGGCGGCCAGGCTGCCGCCGGTGCGGCGGAGGCGAAGGACAGCCGTCGCCAGGTGACAATCGAGGATCCGGCCTTCCTGGTGGCGGTGGTACCGGACATGTCCGGCGGGCGCCTCTCCAGCCACGACCGTGACCTGCTGGGCCTGGCCCGGCAGCTGGCCGATGCCGATGGCGAGCGGCCGGGGGCGGTGCTGGCGGTGGTCTTCGGCACGCATAAGGAAGAGGCTTTCAACGAGGCCGGTGTCGACCGCCTGCTGCATTTCGATGACGGACTGTTCGATGGCCATGCACCGGAAGCTCGCCTGGCAGCGCTTGCCGTCGTCGAGGCTGAGCTCGCCCCGTCTCATTGGCTGCTGCCCGATTCCAAGCTGGGCGGCGCCGACCTGGGACGGCGTTTGGCGGCACGTCTTCAGGAGCGGCCCGCTGCCGGTGTCTGGCAGATCGAGCCCGATGCCACGACGCCGCTGGGCTGGCGCTGTACCGGGCGGGGTGCCGCCGGCACCACCGATATCCAGCGTGCTCTGCCGCGTATCGTACTGGCGCTGGCCGAGTGCGCCGAGCCGGTTTCCGAGACCCGCCATGCGGCGCAGACGCTCGCCTTGACGCAGCCGTTGCCTTCCCTGCTGGCGCGTATCGAGGATCTGGGCTCGGTGGCCGTCGACCCGGCCGGCGTGGCGTTGGCCGAAGCCGAGTTCATTCTCTCCGCCGGCAACGGCGTCAAGGAGTGGGAGGGTTTCCACCATGCCGCCAAGATGCTGGGAGCGACCGAAGGCGCCTCGCGGGTGGCGGTGGACGACGGCTACATGCCGCGCGACCGCCAGGTGGGCGCCACCGGCACCTGGGTCACTGCGCGGGTTTACGTGGCGGTGGGCATCAGCGGTGCCATCCAGCACCTGCAGGGCATCCAGAGCTGCGAGAAAGTGGTCGCCATCAATGTCGACCCTGGGTGCGACATGATCAAGCGCGCCGACCTGGCGGTGATCGGCGACTCGGCGAGCATACTCACGGCACTGGTCGAGATGGTGGCGCGGCTACGAGAGGAGAAGCGCAATGCAGCCTGA
- a CDS encoding (Fe-S)-binding protein yields MLDTLLPILIFSALALAVIGAVRRVHLWRQGRPSPVPILQGLAAMPRRYLVDLHHVVARDKVMSNTHVATAGGFVAAAVLMILVHGLGLANPVLGGLLLAASALMFVGSLFVAKRRRNPPARLSKGPWMRLPKSLMAFSLSVFLITLPTVGVLPQGTGSVILALVLAAVLAWGLGEMFFGMTWGGPMKHAFAGALHLAFHRRPERFGEGNRSTGLKALNLDNPKAPLGVETPSDFTWNQLLGFDACVQCGRCEAACPAFAAGQPLNPKKLIQDMVVGMAGGSDANYAGSPYPDKPVGEHAGSPHGPIVAREGTALVDAETLWSCTTCRACVEECPMMIEHVDAIVDMRRFLTLEHGNTPNKGAEVLDNLIATDNPGGFDPGSRMHWAADLNLPLMRDVGQVDVLLWLGDGVFDMRNQRTLRALVKVLRAADVDFAVLGNEERDSGDVARRLGDEATFQALARRNIATLAQYRFQHIVTCDPHSFHVLGNEYGELGGVYEVRHHSTYIAELYEAGRLHFAPWKGGKVTYHDPCYLGRYNGEYEAPRNVLRALGIEVAEMARSGYRSRCCGGGGGAPITDIPGKQRIPDMRMNDVKETGAELVAVGCPQCTAMLEGVVDGPAEVRDIAELVADALMERPAASGSVQALQPSVEEVTP; encoded by the coding sequence ATGCTCGACACCCTCCTGCCGATACTGATCTTCTCCGCCCTGGCACTGGCGGTCATCGGCGCCGTCCGCCGAGTTCACCTGTGGCGCCAAGGGCGGCCGTCGCCGGTACCGATTCTTCAAGGCCTGGCGGCCATGCCGCGCCGTTATCTGGTAGATCTGCACCACGTGGTGGCGCGCGACAAGGTGATGTCCAACACTCACGTGGCTACCGCCGGTGGTTTCGTGGCGGCTGCCGTGCTGATGATCCTGGTGCATGGCCTGGGGCTCGCCAACCCTGTCCTCGGCGGGCTGCTGCTGGCCGCCAGTGCGCTGATGTTCGTGGGCAGCCTGTTCGTTGCCAAGCGGCGGCGCAATCCGCCGGCACGGCTCTCCAAGGGACCGTGGATGCGGCTGCCAAAGAGCCTGATGGCATTCTCGTTGAGCGTGTTCCTGATTACCCTGCCGACGGTAGGCGTACTTCCCCAGGGAACGGGCAGCGTGATTCTCGCCTTGGTGCTGGCCGCGGTGCTGGCCTGGGGCCTGGGCGAGATGTTCTTCGGCATGACCTGGGGCGGGCCGATGAAGCACGCCTTCGCCGGTGCCCTGCACCTGGCTTTCCATCGCCGCCCCGAGCGCTTCGGTGAGGGCAATCGCTCCACCGGCCTCAAGGCGTTGAACCTGGACAACCCCAAAGCCCCGCTCGGCGTCGAGACGCCCAGTGACTTCACCTGGAACCAGCTGCTTGGCTTCGATGCCTGCGTGCAGTGCGGTCGCTGCGAAGCGGCCTGTCCGGCCTTCGCCGCGGGCCAGCCGCTCAACCCCAAGAAGCTGATCCAGGACATGGTCGTCGGCATGGCCGGCGGCAGTGATGCCAACTATGCCGGCTCGCCCTATCCCGACAAGCCGGTGGGTGAGCATGCCGGGAGTCCCCACGGCCCGATCGTGGCGCGCGAGGGAACGGCGCTTGTCGATGCCGAGACGCTGTGGTCCTGCACTACCTGCCGCGCCTGCGTCGAGGAGTGCCCGATGATGATCGAGCACGTCGATGCCATCGTCGACATGCGACGCTTCCTGACGCTGGAACATGGCAATACCCCTAACAAGGGCGCCGAGGTGCTCGACAATCTGATCGCCACCGACAATCCAGGCGGCTTTGATCCCGGCTCGCGCATGCACTGGGCCGCGGACCTGAACTTGCCCCTGATGCGCGATGTGGGACAGGTCGACGTACTGCTGTGGCTCGGCGACGGTGTCTTCGATATGCGCAATCAGCGCACGCTCAGGGCCCTGGTTAAAGTACTGCGTGCGGCCGACGTCGACTTCGCCGTGCTCGGTAACGAAGAGCGCGACAGCGGCGACGTGGCGCGCCGCCTGGGCGACGAGGCGACCTTCCAGGCCCTCGCTCGACGCAATATCGCCACTCTGGCGCAGTATCGCTTCCAGCACATCGTCACCTGCGACCCCCACAGCTTCCATGTCCTCGGCAACGAGTACGGCGAGCTGGGCGGAGTGTACGAGGTGCGCCACCACAGCACTTATATTGCCGAACTGTATGAGGCGGGACGCTTGCACTTCGCGCCCTGGAAGGGCGGCAAGGTCACCTATCACGACCCCTGTTATCTCGGCCGCTACAACGGTGAGTACGAGGCGCCGCGCAACGTGCTCAGGGCGCTGGGTATCGAAGTCGCCGAGATGGCGCGCTCGGGCTATCGCTCGCGCTGCTGTGGCGGTGGTGGCGGTGCACCGATCACCGACATTCCCGGCAAGCAGCGGATACCCGACATGCGCATGAATGATGTCAAGGAGACCGGCGCCGAGTTGGTCGCGGTCGGCTGTCCGCAGTGTACCGCCATGCTAGAAGGCGTGGTGGACGGCCCGGCCGAGGTGCGTGACATCGCCGAACTGGTGGCCGATGCCCTGATGGAGCGTCCCGCTGCCTCGGGTAGTGTCCAGGCCCTGCAGCCATCCGTCGAGGAGGTGACACCATGA
- the dgcA gene encoding dimethylglycine demethylation protein DgcA, giving the protein MAFDAIFEPIQIGKLTIRNRVVSTAHAEVHATDGGMTTERYVRYYEEKAKGGCGLAICGGSSVVSIDSPQGWWSSVNLSTDRIIPHFQNLADAVHKHGGKIMIQITHMGRRSRWDGFDWPTLVSPSGIREPVHRSTCKTIEEEEIWRIVGDFAQAARRAKEGGLDGVELSAVHQHLIDQFWSPRVNKRTDQWGGSFENRMRFGMEVLKAVRAEVGDDFVVGMRICGDEFHPDGLTHDDMKQVAAYYDATGQVDFFGVIGSGCDTHNTLANVIPNMSYPPEPFLHLAAGIKEVVTVPVIHAQNIKDPNQAQRILEGGYVDLVGMTRAHIADPHLIAKIKMGQIDQIKQCVGANYCIDRQYQGLDVLCIQNAATSREYMGLPHIIEKSDGPKRKVVVVGGGPGGMEAARVAAERGQDVTLFEAAEALGGQITIAAQAPQRDQIAGITRWYQLELARLGVDLRLGTRADEATLEDLRPDVVILATGGQPFLSQFPEWGYSENPEESLVVSTWDILSGKVAPGKNVLIYDAICEFSGVSAADYLADKGAKVEIVTDDIKPGAAVGGTTFPTYYRSLYEKEVIMTSDLMLHKVYREGSGLVAVLENEYTGALEERVVDQVVVENGVRPDEALYLALKERSRNRGQVDLEALYAAKAQPCLSEEGDGYLLFRLGDCTAPRNTHAAIYDALRLCKDL; this is encoded by the coding sequence ATGGCATTCGACGCGATTTTCGAGCCGATCCAGATCGGCAAGCTGACCATCCGCAACCGTGTGGTCAGCACCGCTCATGCCGAGGTGCACGCCACCGACGGCGGCATGACCACCGAGCGCTATGTGCGTTACTACGAGGAGAAGGCCAAGGGCGGCTGCGGCCTCGCCATCTGCGGCGGCTCCTCGGTGGTCTCCATCGACAGCCCCCAGGGCTGGTGGAGCTCGGTCAACCTTTCCACCGACCGCATCATCCCGCACTTCCAGAATCTGGCCGATGCCGTGCACAAGCATGGCGGCAAGATCATGATCCAGATCACCCACATGGGGCGGCGCTCGCGCTGGGACGGCTTCGACTGGCCGACCCTGGTGTCGCCCTCGGGTATCCGCGAGCCGGTGCACCGCTCCACCTGCAAGACCATCGAGGAGGAGGAGATCTGGCGCATCGTCGGCGACTTCGCCCAGGCTGCGCGGCGGGCGAAGGAGGGTGGCCTGGATGGCGTCGAACTCTCCGCCGTGCACCAGCACCTGATCGACCAGTTCTGGAGCCCGCGGGTCAACAAGCGTACCGACCAGTGGGGCGGCAGCTTCGAGAACCGCATGCGCTTCGGCATGGAGGTGCTCAAGGCGGTGCGCGCCGAGGTGGGCGATGACTTCGTCGTCGGCATGCGTATCTGCGGCGACGAGTTCCATCCCGACGGCCTGACTCACGACGACATGAAGCAGGTCGCCGCCTACTACGACGCCACCGGCCAGGTCGACTTCTTCGGCGTGATCGGTTCCGGCTGCGACACCCACAACACCCTGGCCAACGTCATTCCCAACATGTCCTACCCGCCGGAGCCCTTCCTGCACCTGGCGGCGGGCATCAAGGAAGTGGTCACCGTGCCGGTGATCCACGCCCAGAACATCAAGGACCCCAACCAGGCCCAGCGGATCCTCGAAGGCGGCTACGTCGACCTGGTGGGAATGACCCGCGCGCACATTGCCGACCCGCACCTGATCGCTAAGATCAAGATGGGCCAGATCGACCAGATCAAGCAGTGCGTCGGCGCCAACTACTGCATCGACCGTCAGTATCAGGGCCTCGACGTGCTGTGCATCCAGAATGCCGCGACCTCCCGGGAGTACATGGGCCTGCCGCATATCATCGAGAAGAGCGACGGTCCCAAACGCAAGGTCGTGGTGGTCGGTGGTGGTCCCGGCGGCATGGAGGCGGCCCGCGTCGCCGCCGAGCGCGGCCAGGACGTAACCCTGTTCGAGGCCGCCGAGGCCTTGGGCGGACAGATCACCATCGCCGCACAGGCCCCGCAGCGCGACCAGATCGCCGGTATTACTCGCTGGTATCAACTGGAGCTGGCGCGCCTCGGCGTCGACCTGCGACTGGGTACCCGTGCCGACGAGGCGACCCTCGAGGATTTGCGCCCCGATGTCGTGATTCTCGCCACCGGTGGCCAGCCTTTCCTCAGCCAGTTCCCGGAGTGGGGCTATTCTGAGAATCCCGAGGAGAGCCTGGTGGTCAGCACCTGGGACATCCTCTCGGGCAAGGTGGCGCCGGGCAAGAACGTATTGATCTACGACGCCATCTGCGAGTTCTCCGGCGTTTCTGCGGCGGACTACCTGGCCGACAAGGGCGCCAAGGTCGAGATCGTCACTGACGATATCAAGCCCGGCGCGGCGGTGGGCGGCACCACCTTCCCCACCTATTACCGCAGCCTCTACGAGAAGGAGGTGATCATGACCTCCGACCTGATGCTACACAAGGTCTACCGCGAGGGCAGCGGCCTGGTGGCGGTGCTCGAAAACGAGTACACCGGCGCCCTGGAGGAGCGGGTAGTCGACCAGGTGGTGGTGGAGAACGGCGTGCGGCCCGATGAGGCGCTCTACCTTGCGCTAAAGGAGCGTTCGCGCAACCGCGGCCAGGTGGATCTCGAGGCGCTCTATGCCGCCAAGGCACAGCCCTGCCTCTCCGAGGAGGGCGACGGTTATCTGCTGTTCCGCCTGGGCGACTGCACCGCGCCGCGCAACACGCACGCCGCGATTTATGACGCCCTGCGGCTATGCAAAGACCTCTGA
- a CDS encoding DUF5943 domain-containing protein: protein MTKMAPELPIEVDSETGVWTTDALPMLYVPRHFFINNHTAVAEALGVDKYAEILYSAGYKSAWHWCEKEAELHGLAGVEVFEHYMLRLSQRGWGRFVTEDIDLDAGTARVRLEHSAFVYQLGKTGHKEEYMFTGWFAGAMDQILAARGSRLRTVAEQTQSAAEPGCEVGIFTVKPLPDAQG from the coding sequence GTGACCAAGATGGCCCCCGAGCTTCCCATCGAAGTGGATAGCGAAACTGGCGTGTGGACCACCGACGCCCTGCCGATGCTCTACGTGCCGCGCCACTTCTTTATCAACAACCACACCGCCGTCGCCGAGGCGCTGGGTGTGGACAAGTACGCCGAAATTCTCTACAGCGCCGGCTACAAGAGCGCCTGGCACTGGTGCGAGAAGGAGGCCGAACTGCACGGCCTGGCCGGCGTGGAAGTGTTCGAGCACTACATGCTGCGGCTCTCCCAGCGCGGCTGGGGCAGGTTCGTGACCGAGGACATCGACCTCGACGCCGGCACCGCCCGGGTACGCCTGGAGCACAGCGCCTTCGTCTACCAACTGGGCAAGACGGGGCACAAGGAGGAGTACATGTTCACCGGCTGGTTCGCCGGCGCCATGGACCAGATCCTCGCTGCCCGCGGCAGCAGACTGCGCACCGTCGCCGAGCAGACCCAGAGCGCCGCCGAGCCCGGCTGCGAAGTGGGCATCTTCACCGTCAAGCCGTTGCCCGACGCCCAGGGTTGA
- a CDS encoding dipeptidase: MTPQDLHDDAIVIDGLIIAKWNRELFEDMRRGRLTAANCTVSVWEGFQATVDNIVKSNQLMAECSDLVRPVRTTADITRAKEEGKTGIIYGFQNAHAFEDQIGYVEIFKQLGVGIVQMCYNTQNLVGTGCYERDGGLSGFGREIVAEMNRVGIMCDLSHVGAKTSEEVILESGKPVCYSHCLPSGLKEHPRNKSDEELRFIAEHGGFVGVTMFTPFLRAGIDATVDDYVEAIEYVMNIVGEDAIGIGTDFTQGHGKDFFEWLTHDKGYARRLTNFGKIVNPEGIRTIGEFPNLTEALLRRGFSEPQVRKIMGENWVRVLKDVWGD, encoded by the coding sequence ATGACTCCCCAAGACCTGCACGACGACGCCATCGTCATCGACGGCCTGATTATCGCCAAGTGGAACCGCGAGCTGTTCGAGGACATGCGTCGCGGTAGGCTCACCGCGGCCAATTGTACCGTCTCGGTGTGGGAGGGTTTCCAGGCCACCGTCGACAATATCGTCAAGTCCAACCAGCTGATGGCCGAATGCAGCGACCTGGTGCGCCCGGTGCGTACCACCGCCGATATCACCCGGGCCAAGGAGGAAGGCAAGACCGGTATCATCTACGGTTTCCAGAACGCTCACGCCTTCGAGGACCAGATCGGCTACGTCGAGATCTTCAAGCAGCTCGGCGTGGGCATCGTGCAGATGTGCTACAACACCCAGAACCTGGTGGGCACCGGCTGCTACGAGCGTGACGGCGGGCTCTCGGGCTTCGGCCGCGAGATCGTCGCCGAGATGAACCGCGTCGGTATCATGTGCGACCTGTCGCACGTCGGCGCCAAGACTTCCGAAGAGGTAATCCTCGAGTCCGGCAAGCCGGTCTGCTACTCCCACTGCCTGCCTTCCGGCCTCAAGGAGCATCCGCGTAACAAGTCCGACGAGGAGCTGCGCTTCATCGCCGAGCACGGCGGCTTCGTCGGCGTGACCATGTTTACCCCCTTCCTGCGCGCCGGCATCGACGCCACCGTGGACGATTACGTCGAGGCCATCGAGTACGTGATGAACATTGTCGGCGAGGACGCCATCGGTATCGGTACCGATTTCACCCAGGGCCATGGCAAGGACTTCTTCGAGTGGCTGACCCACGACAAGGGTTACGCCCGCCGCCTGACCAATTTCGGCAAGATCGTCAATCCCGAGGGCATTCGTACCATCGGCGAGTTCCCCAACCTGACCGAGGCCCTGCTGCGCCGTGGGTTCAGTGAACCCCAGGTGCGCAAGATCATGGGCGAGAACTGGGTGCGTGTCTTGAAGGACGTTTGGGGCGACTGA